A region of Cellulophaga sp. RHA19 DNA encodes the following proteins:
- a CDS encoding alpha-L-fucosidase, with the protein MKYRKYKVLSFFIVSLAILSCADKKEKKEVAQETKPVYEANWESIKKNYKDPTWFNEKKFGIFIHWGPYSVPEYSSEWYPRKMYMDTATFSAQLKPGQKGPSDVYLHHKKEWGDQKEFGYKDFIPMFKGENFNANEWIDLFKKSGAKYVIPVAEHHDGFAMYKSNVTRWNAVDMGPKRDILGELFKAGRQKGMIMGASSHFAFNWSFFNKKDHFDTTDPAYADLYSTKGKNLKEPVSKEFKEIWWARTKDIIDSYQPDIMWFDFYLDIPDFADQRPKLAAYYYNKGIEWGKEVVLQDKNFSHEAFPEGTVIYDLERGKLPGIRKLPWQTDTSIGKNSWSYVSNWESKTANQIVDDLVDIVSKNGNLLLNVGPKSDGTIPEDQKEILLQIGDWLAVNGEAIYDTKYWKTFGEGPTEVKKGHHSEGNNKDLSSKDIRFTTKENKLYAIVLAWPKDGIVTIESLAKEATYAKDLNITNARVLGSKEKIKWSQEEGGLKVIMPKEKPGDFAYVIELEM; encoded by the coding sequence ATGAAATATAGAAAATATAAAGTACTTAGCTTTTTTATTGTTTCCTTAGCTATTTTGTCTTGTGCAGACAAAAAGGAAAAGAAAGAAGTAGCCCAAGAAACAAAACCTGTTTACGAGGCAAATTGGGAATCTATAAAAAAGAATTACAAAGACCCAACTTGGTTTAATGAAAAGAAATTTGGAATTTTTATTCATTGGGGACCCTATTCTGTACCAGAATATTCATCAGAGTGGTACCCTCGTAAAATGTATATGGATACGGCTACTTTTTCTGCACAATTAAAACCAGGTCAAAAAGGTCCTTCAGATGTATATTTACATCATAAAAAAGAGTGGGGAGACCAAAAAGAATTTGGTTACAAAGACTTTATCCCTATGTTCAAGGGAGAAAATTTTAATGCAAACGAATGGATAGATTTGTTTAAAAAATCTGGAGCTAAATATGTAATTCCAGTAGCAGAACATCATGATGGTTTTGCAATGTATAAATCTAATGTTACTCGTTGGAATGCTGTAGATATGGGACCTAAAAGAGATATTTTAGGGGAATTATTTAAGGCAGGAAGACAAAAAGGGATGATTATGGGTGCATCTTCTCATTTTGCTTTTAATTGGTCATTTTTTAATAAAAAAGATCATTTTGATACTACAGATCCTGCGTATGCAGATTTATACTCTACTAAGGGTAAAAATTTAAAGGAGCCAGTATCTAAAGAATTTAAAGAAATATGGTGGGCAAGAACCAAAGATATTATAGATAGTTACCAACCAGATATTATGTGGTTCGATTTTTATTTAGATATTCCAGATTTTGCAGATCAAAGACCAAAATTAGCAGCCTATTACTATAATAAAGGAATAGAGTGGGGAAAAGAAGTTGTGTTACAAGACAAAAACTTTTCGCACGAAGCTTTTCCAGAGGGCACTGTTATTTATGACTTAGAACGAGGAAAACTTCCAGGTATAAGAAAATTGCCTTGGCAAACAGATACTTCTATAGGCAAAAACTCATGGAGTTATGTTTCTAACTGGGAGTCTAAAACAGCAAATCAGATAGTAGATGATTTGGTAGATATTGTTAGTAAAAATGGTAATCTTTTATTAAATGTTGGTCCAAAATCAGATGGTACTATACCAGAAGATCAAAAAGAAATATTATTACAAATAGGAGATTGGTTGGCAGTAAATGGAGAAGCTATTTATGATACCAAATATTGGAAAACATTTGGAGAAGGACCTACAGAAGTAAAAAAGGGTCATCACTCTGAAGGCAATAATAAAGACTTATCCTCTAAAGATATTAGGTTTACAACAAAAGAAAATAAGCTTTATGCTATTGTATTGGCTTGGCCTAAAGATGGTATTGTAACCATAGAGTCTTTAGCTAAAGAAGCTACTTATGCTAAGGATCTAAATATTACAAATGCAAGAGTATTGGGTAGTAAAGAAAAAATAAAGTGGAGCCAAGAAGAAGGTGGCTTAAAGGTTATTATGCCTAAAGAAAAACCAGGTGACTTTGCATACGTTATTGAGTTAGAAATGTAG
- a CDS encoding 3-keto-disaccharide hydrolase, producing the protein MMIQCFKKVTFYVLITSIFMCLFLSCKSADVTRNTNSSTIYLFDENLSNWEIWMGAVHKSVDLDVEKFTDVKTGKPLGLNNDPKNVFSIIKENNIPVLKITGEIYGGLTTKEDYGNYHLSVQFRWGEKKWEPRLYTKRDSGILYHAKGPHGAFWNVWMSSLEFQVQEEDCGDFIALTDVFGDVPAEKKYAKNGNSFFEYNPKANLVPLKWGAGFESGQASKSGLYENPNGEWNTLEIYCLGAESIHLVNGEVVNRVKNARYLKNGIVTPVTQGKIQIQSEAAEVYYKDLKITPITSFPEVYKQQ; encoded by the coding sequence ATGATGATACAGTGTTTTAAAAAAGTAACTTTTTATGTATTGATAACAAGCATTTTTATGTGTTTGTTTTTAAGTTGTAAAAGTGCAGATGTAACTAGAAATACTAATTCTTCAACTATTTATTTGTTTGATGAAAATTTATCTAATTGGGAAATTTGGATGGGTGCTGTTCACAAATCTGTAGATTTAGATGTAGAGAAGTTTACAGATGTAAAAACAGGCAAACCACTTGGTTTAAATAACGATCCAAAAAATGTGTTTTCAATCATAAAAGAAAATAATATTCCTGTTTTAAAAATTACAGGTGAAATTTATGGTGGTCTAACAACAAAAGAAGATTATGGTAATTACCATTTAAGCGTGCAATTTAGATGGGGAGAAAAAAAGTGGGAGCCTAGGTTGTACACAAAAAGAGATAGTGGAATTTTATACCATGCTAAAGGTCCGCATGGGGCTTTTTGGAATGTTTGGATGTCTAGTTTAGAGTTTCAGGTACAAGAAGAAGATTGTGGAGATTTTATTGCTTTAACAGATGTTTTTGGAGATGTGCCTGCAGAAAAAAAGTATGCAAAAAACGGAAATTCATTTTTTGAGTATAATCCTAAAGCTAATTTGGTTCCATTAAAATGGGGTGCTGGTTTTGAGTCTGGTCAAGCAAGTAAATCTGGTTTATACGAAAACCCAAATGGTGAATGGAATACATTAGAAATTTATTGTTTAGGGGCAGAAAGTATACATCTTGTAAACGGTGAAGTTGTAAACAGGGTAAAAAATGCCCGTTATTTAAAAAATGGTATTGTTACACCTGTAACCCAAGGAAAAATACAAATACAGTCTGAGGCTGCAGAAGTATATTACAAAGATTTAAAAATTACACCAATAACAAGCTTTCCGGAGGTTTATAAACAGCAATAA
- a CDS encoding family 43 glycosylhydrolase yields the protein MKHILLTLSFLASIHISYAQNPLVTDIFTADPTARVFNGKLYVYPSHDIVPEEGVQAPDFCMPDYHMYSLEGGNTWKDYGVVLDQNNVPWGEKNSYGMWAPDCIKKGDTYYYYYPAAPIDKSSFRRIGVGTSKSPTGPFKWEKKYIKDVEGIDPGLLLDDNGKAYLYFGGGEKLFVAPLKDNMKEVAAKPIKVEGLPAGYKEGSFPIKVNGMYYLTFAHVFANEGYTIAYATSDNPLGPFVYRGKIMDNLGNGTNHHSIVNYKGKWILFYHWWEISGYNKLRSMRADYMTFKEDGTIARVKPTLRGIGAPTIGEKIQVDRYSSISGATTNFVGGNEPIGWMVTETKMMGNVSFNNVDFANGTAKKIVARVASGQRIGTMEVRLGNPKGDLIAEFPVKYTGGWNNWETIETDLLKSVSGMQNIVVVFKSVWGADKILNLNWLMLK from the coding sequence ATGAAGCACATTCTATTAACCCTGAGTTTTTTAGCATCAATACATATATCTTACGCACAAAACCCTTTGGTAACAGATATATTTACAGCAGACCCAACTGCTCGTGTTTTTAATGGTAAATTATACGTTTACCCTTCTCATGATATTGTGCCAGAAGAAGGAGTACAAGCGCCAGATTTTTGTATGCCAGATTATCATATGTATTCTTTGGAAGGGGGTAATACTTGGAAAGATTATGGTGTTGTTTTAGATCAGAATAATGTTCCTTGGGGAGAGAAAAATTCTTACGGTATGTGGGCTCCAGATTGTATAAAAAAAGGAGATACATATTACTATTATTATCCTGCAGCACCAATAGATAAATCATCTTTTAGACGTATTGGAGTAGGTACATCTAAGAGTCCTACTGGCCCTTTTAAATGGGAAAAAAAGTATATAAAAGATGTTGAAGGGATAGATCCCGGATTATTGTTAGATGATAATGGCAAAGCGTATTTGTATTTTGGAGGAGGAGAAAAACTATTTGTAGCACCTTTAAAAGATAATATGAAAGAAGTTGCTGCAAAACCTATAAAAGTAGAAGGTTTACCAGCAGGTTATAAAGAAGGTTCTTTTCCTATAAAAGTAAACGGAATGTATTATTTAACTTTTGCACATGTATTTGCAAACGAAGGGTATACAATTGCTTATGCTACAAGTGATAATCCTTTAGGGCCATTTGTTTACAGAGGAAAAATTATGGATAATCTAGGTAATGGAACCAATCACCATTCTATTGTAAATTACAAAGGAAAATGGATATTGTTTTACCATTGGTGGGAAATTAGTGGTTATAATAAATTAAGATCTATGCGCGCAGATTACATGACATTTAAAGAAGATGGAACCATAGCTCGTGTAAAACCTACATTAAGAGGTATAGGAGCACCGACTATAGGGGAAAAAATACAAGTAGACAGGTACAGTAGTATTAGTGGAGCAACAACCAACTTTGTTGGTGGTAATGAGCCAATAGGCTGGATGGTTACAGAAACCAAAATGATGGGTAACGTAAGTTTTAATAATGTAGATTTTGCAAATGGTACAGCTAAAAAAATAGTTGCCCGTGTTGCAAGCGGACAAAGAATAGGTACTATGGAGGTACGTTTAGGTAATCCTAAAGGAGATTTAATTGCAGAGTTTCCTGTAAAATATACAGGAGGTTGGAACAATTGGGAAACTATAGAAACAGATTTGTTAAAAAGCGTTTCTGGAATGCAGAATATTGTAGTTGTTTTTAAATCTGTTTGGGGAGCAGACAAAATTTTAAATCTAAATTGGTTAATGTTAAAATAA
- a CDS encoding sulfatase family protein → MYKRLIFTIVIVFTIQLSAQKQPNIIVVLADDIGVGDISYYRKMHSNKIVVKTPAIDNLAKNGMTFTDAHSPAALCAPSRYAVMTGNNCYRSYAPWGVWGAFQPSPIKEDQLTLGKLMKNAGYQTAFLGKWGFGMDFLRKGSATEIYRSPRKRVELDVDVRKIIGKGPLDNGFDYSLTFPAGIQNVPYVVYENQEWMPLEQNSEIGYISQENMTKKGVTLDKDEGLGDTNWDPHNMGPLLVNKAVDYIANADTDKPFFMYYCSLAVHLPHTPTKKLNGEKIAGETPSKHLDMVKELDVQMAMLVAALKKKGVYDNTVIVFTSDNGGLLKKKSIQAGHKSNDIYRGGKNQAYEGGHRVPFIASWPGFIKEKSVSNIPVLGLDILATLAAITNQNITEDQVKDSANLLPILLGDNKNNKVHPYLVTQSGTGKEAIIIKDGWKLIIAFDKKDKTNSTRKPVALFNLNTNITENEKQNLIDAPKYASKVKKLFTTYNKYRDSGEKTKI, encoded by the coding sequence ATGTATAAAAGATTAATTTTTACAATTGTTATTGTTTTTACAATACAGCTTTCAGCTCAAAAACAACCTAATATAATTGTTGTTTTGGCAGATGATATAGGAGTAGGAGATATTTCTTATTATAGAAAAATGCATTCTAATAAAATAGTAGTAAAAACACCTGCTATAGATAATTTAGCAAAAAACGGAATGACTTTTACAGATGCACACTCGCCTGCAGCATTATGTGCACCCTCTAGGTATGCAGTAATGACGGGCAATAACTGCTACCGTAGTTATGCACCTTGGGGAGTTTGGGGAGCTTTTCAGCCCTCTCCTATAAAAGAAGACCAGCTAACTTTAGGTAAATTAATGAAAAACGCAGGTTACCAAACAGCTTTTTTAGGTAAATGGGGTTTTGGAATGGATTTTTTAAGAAAAGGGAGCGCAACAGAAATTTATAGGTCTCCTAGAAAAAGAGTAGAACTAGATGTAGATGTACGCAAAATAATAGGTAAAGGGCCTTTAGATAATGGTTTTGACTACAGTTTGACTTTTCCTGCAGGTATACAAAACGTGCCATATGTAGTTTATGAAAATCAAGAATGGATGCCTTTAGAACAAAACTCAGAAATTGGCTATATCTCACAAGAGAATATGACTAAAAAAGGAGTTACTTTAGATAAAGATGAAGGCTTAGGAGATACCAATTGGGATCCACATAATATGGGGCCGTTATTAGTAAATAAAGCTGTAGATTATATTGCTAACGCAGATACAGACAAACCTTTTTTTATGTATTACTGTTCCTTGGCTGTGCACTTACCACATACACCAACTAAAAAACTTAATGGAGAAAAAATTGCAGGTGAAACACCATCTAAACATTTAGATATGGTAAAAGAGTTAGATGTGCAAATGGCAATGCTTGTAGCGGCATTAAAAAAGAAAGGTGTTTATGATAATACCGTAATTGTATTTACATCAGACAATGGAGGCTTGTTAAAAAAGAAAAGTATACAGGCAGGTCATAAATCCAACGATATTTACAGAGGAGGAAAAAACCAGGCATATGAAGGCGGACATAGAGTTCCTTTTATAGCATCGTGGCCAGGTTTTATAAAAGAAAAATCTGTGTCTAATATACCAGTACTGGGTTTAGATATTTTAGCTACTTTGGCAGCTATAACCAATCAAAATATAACAGAAGATCAAGTTAAAGATTCGGCTAACTTATTGCCAATTTTATTAGGAGACAACAAAAACAATAAAGTACATCCCTATTTGGTAACACAATCTGGTACAGGTAAAGAAGCAATAATTATTAAAGACGGTTGGAAATTAATTATAGCTTTTGATAAAAAAGATAAAACTAATAGCACTAGAAAACCTGTTGCATTATTTAACCTAAATACCAATATTACGGAGAATGAAAAGCAAAACTTAATAGATGCACCTAAATATGCATCTAAAGTAAAAAAGCTTTTTACGACTTATAATAAGTACAGAGACTCTGGAGAGAAAACTAAAATTTAA
- a CDS encoding sulfatase-like hydrolase/transferase, which yields MMNLKYILLLVTILYLNNSYCQPKKDKPNVLIIYTDDHRYSGVHTLGGANVQTPNIDALAKDGVAFENTYLMGAFTGATCVASRAMLLTGTNLFQLQGAGHNIPVANKTIGEALKNEGYNTHIIGKWHQDGNSLKRSFNSGDKIMGKGVYLVDQFRMPFYDWDKAGEFKPKDAYLLVYDANGKIVKQAISKDEKRGPTATEKNGPHTSEVFANEASKYFKNYKNKKPFFMYLAFHAPHDPRQAPQEYKNKYNVDKIELPPSYMAQHPFDNGHMFLRDEELAPWPRTPQISKQELADYYAIITHLDAQIGKVIAALKESGQYENTLIVFSGDSGLAVGNHGLMGKQNVYDEDGIHVPLLFSGNLIKNKGARFKAFTYIHDIFPTICNFTNTTIPSSVSGKSLLPIITNEKAQVRNYTYHAYKQFQRAYRKGDFKLIEYVRAKDINKKDGEFVAGSRVTQLFKITTDPWETQDLSFFPEYKNLLTQMRLEIKIKAEELGDKKENVNGEKYDFWDYY from the coding sequence ATGATGAATTTAAAATATATTCTTCTACTCGTAACCATTTTATATCTAAACAATAGCTATTGTCAACCTAAAAAAGACAAACCCAATGTACTAATAATTTATACAGATGATCATAGGTACTCTGGCGTACATACATTAGGTGGTGCAAATGTACAAACACCAAATATAGACGCTTTAGCAAAGGACGGCGTAGCTTTTGAAAACACATATTTAATGGGAGCTTTTACAGGTGCTACTTGCGTTGCTAGTAGAGCAATGTTATTAACTGGCACCAACTTATTTCAGTTACAAGGTGCAGGACATAACATACCTGTAGCAAATAAAACCATTGGAGAAGCGCTTAAAAATGAAGGCTACAATACACATATCATAGGAAAGTGGCATCAAGATGGAAACTCCTTAAAGCGTAGTTTTAATTCTGGTGATAAAATAATGGGAAAAGGAGTTTACTTAGTAGATCAATTTAGAATGCCTTTTTACGATTGGGATAAGGCTGGAGAATTTAAACCTAAAGATGCTTATTTATTGGTATATGATGCGAACGGAAAAATTGTTAAACAAGCAATTTCTAAGGATGAAAAAAGGGGACCTACTGCTACCGAAAAAAATGGTCCGCATACCTCTGAAGTTTTTGCTAATGAAGCCAGCAAATATTTTAAAAATTACAAAAATAAAAAACCCTTTTTTATGTACTTAGCTTTTCACGCACCACATGATCCGCGCCAAGCACCACAAGAGTACAAAAACAAATATAATGTAGATAAAATAGAACTACCTCCTTCTTATATGGCGCAACATCCTTTTGACAACGGACATATGTTTTTACGCGATGAAGAGTTGGCTCCCTGGCCTAGAACGCCACAAATTTCAAAACAAGAATTAGCAGATTATTATGCTATTATTACCCATCTAGATGCCCAAATAGGAAAAGTGATTGCTGCATTAAAAGAAAGCGGACAGTATGAGAATACTTTAATTGTTTTTTCTGGAGATAGTGGTTTAGCTGTTGGCAACCACGGCTTAATGGGCAAACAAAATGTTTATGATGAAGATGGCATACATGTACCATTACTATTTTCTGGCAATCTTATAAAAAACAAAGGAGCTCGTTTCAAGGCCTTCACCTATATACATGATATTTTCCCTACTATTTGCAATTTCACCAATACTACCATTCCAAGTTCTGTCTCTGGTAAAAGTTTACTACCTATAATTACTAATGAAAAAGCTCAAGTCCGCAATTATACCTATCACGCATACAAGCAGTTTCAAAGAGCTTATAGAAAAGGTGATTTTAAACTAATTGAATATGTAAGAGCTAAAGATATAAATAAAAAAGATGGGGAATTTGTTGCTGGTTCTAGAGTTACGCAACTCTTTAAAATTACAACAGACCCTTGGGAAACCCAAGATTTATCATTTTTTCCAGAGTACAAAAATCTTTTAACTCAAATGAGGTTAGAAATAAAGATTAAAGCAGAAGAACTAGGTGATAAAAAAGAGAATGTTAACGGAGAAAAGTACGACTTCTGGGATTATTATTAG